The proteins below come from a single Puniceicoccaceae bacterium genomic window:
- a CDS encoding S49 family peptidase encodes MKPIDPLFATLLRTPLAILERAELTIAGSMQVASAKIPDFSASDKLEHDYYGNTIARPRVEDGIAIIPLHGICSIGLGPMGEYYGYTDTRDFITAVKRTVVDPMVRGVMIDIHSPGGVTIGGMDAAEAIAELSDSKPVAGFCSGIMASLAYWIGSACPLLMGMQSSMVGSIGTYLYLVDWSGLEAEFGIKSIVVRSGKLKGVGLDRITEEQLAMLQEEIDANGEEFRSYVEFRRSDVERSDMEGQVFSGHQALERGFLDGIAMNLEDAISEFRTITNI; translated from the coding sequence ATGAAACCGATTGATCCATTGTTTGCCACTCTGCTTCGCACACCGCTAGCGATCCTCGAGCGCGCCGAGCTGACGATTGCTGGTTCCATGCAGGTGGCCAGTGCAAAAATTCCTGACTTTTCTGCCAGCGATAAACTTGAGCACGATTACTACGGCAACACCATCGCCCGTCCACGCGTGGAAGATGGCATCGCTATCATCCCGCTCCATGGCATCTGCTCCATTGGGCTCGGACCGATGGGAGAGTATTACGGCTACACCGACACCCGCGATTTCATCACAGCCGTCAAACGCACGGTCGTCGACCCGATGGTGCGAGGTGTCATGATCGATATCCACAGTCCCGGTGGAGTGACCATCGGCGGGATGGATGCCGCAGAAGCCATCGCGGAACTCTCGGACAGCAAACCCGTGGCCGGGTTCTGCAGCGGCATCATGGCGTCGCTGGCGTATTGGATCGGCAGCGCGTGTCCGCTACTCATGGGCATGCAGTCGAGCATGGTCGGGAGTATTGGCACCTACCTTTACCTGGTCGACTGGTCCGGACTCGAGGCTGAGTTTGGCATCAAGTCCATCGTCGTGCGCTCCGGCAAACTCAAAGGAGTGGGCCTCGATCGCATCACCGAAGAACAGCTCGCCATGCTCCAGGAGGAGATCGACGCCAACGGGGAGGAGTTCCGCAGCTACGTGGAGTTCCGCCGCAGTGACGTCGAACGCAGCGACATGGAAGGACAGGTGTTTTCCGGCCATCAGGCCCTCGAACGTGGATTCCTTGATGGCATCGCGATGAACCTCGAAGACGCCATCAGCGAATTTCGCACAATCACCAACATTTGA
- a CDS encoding major capsid protein yields the protein MLTLLDFKKQEEGIGHDIIVENMPKTPELAVFPVYPMDGDVMTLTVQTGIPDGSFRAYNEGVTEGKGTFENRTFTAFPLDKKISVDKALVENKKPATVQRTLMANASAVYTGQMVRVCKQIWEGTTKGDKKGFPGIVAQYKADDAHQVNAGDSTNKTSVYFIELGEEKVELVTANGKTVDFYPDWKEGESTDSKGNPYEVLYNYVRGGMGLRVANRDCVVRIHSIGDGEGEGLTYQDMKTAYRKCLDLGMNPTHIFMNPRTAEQYWNLFGVDADGKVIKMPIEFMNIPFVITPHISNAE from the coding sequence ATGCTTACACTGCTTGATTTCAAGAAACAGGAAGAAGGCATCGGTCACGACATCATTGTTGAGAACATGCCCAAGACTCCCGAGTTGGCCGTCTTTCCCGTCTATCCGATGGACGGCGACGTCATGACCCTCACGGTGCAAACCGGCATCCCTGACGGATCGTTCCGCGCATACAACGAGGGCGTGACCGAAGGTAAGGGAACCTTCGAGAACCGCACCTTCACCGCGTTCCCGCTCGACAAGAAGATTTCGGTCGACAAGGCGCTCGTGGAGAACAAGAAACCCGCCACCGTGCAGCGCACGCTCATGGCCAACGCATCTGCCGTTTACACCGGCCAAATGGTCCGCGTGTGCAAGCAGATCTGGGAAGGCACCACCAAAGGCGACAAGAAGGGCTTCCCCGGTATCGTCGCCCAGTACAAGGCCGACGACGCCCACCAGGTCAATGCCGGCGACTCCACGAACAAGACTTCGGTCTATTTCATCGAGCTCGGCGAGGAAAAGGTCGAGCTGGTCACCGCCAACGGAAAGACGGTCGACTTCTACCCGGACTGGAAGGAAGGCGAATCCACCGACTCCAAGGGCAACCCCTACGAGGTACTCTACAACTACGTGCGCGGAGGTATGGGACTGCGGGTCGCGAATCGCGATTGCGTGGTGCGCATTCACTCCATCGGCGATGGTGAAGGTGAAGGACTCACCTACCAGGACATGAAGACCGCTTATCGCAAGTGTTTGGATCTGGGGATGAACCCCACTCACATCTTCATGAACCCGCGCACTGCGGAGCAGTATTGGAACCTGTTCGGCGTGGATGCGGACGGTAAGGTGATCAAGATGCCAATCGAGTTCATGAACATCCCCTTCGTCATCACGCCCCACATCAGCAACGCTGAGTAA
- a CDS encoding DUF1353 domain-containing protein: protein MTAASLISTLRAASPYVKKAWPIAKALWTNYRLARSHIGKRRLGEAFPVHLDLRDLGGDLVDKPFLLLSDFYFIRPNGEVVTAEEGNRTDFGSVPRFFWRVISPFGPSRPAFVVHDAECDANPKRHSSHEASIIMLEAMCCCESDTWKIAVVTTAVQFGGPTFNQGDTES from the coding sequence ATGACTGCCGCATCACTCATTTCGACGCTGCGGGCAGCGAGCCCCTACGTGAAGAAAGCATGGCCCATCGCTAAGGCGCTGTGGACCAACTACCGGCTAGCCCGCTCCCATATCGGCAAACGCAGGCTTGGTGAGGCATTTCCGGTGCATCTGGACTTGCGCGACCTTGGTGGCGACCTGGTGGACAAACCTTTCCTGCTCCTGTCCGATTTTTACTTCATCCGCCCAAACGGCGAGGTGGTGACGGCCGAAGAGGGGAACCGCACCGACTTCGGCAGCGTGCCCCGCTTTTTCTGGAGGGTCATTTCACCCTTTGGACCCAGCCGACCGGCCTTTGTGGTCCACGATGCCGAATGCGACGCTAACCCAAAGCGCCACAGCTCGCACGAGGCCAGCATCATCATGCTTGAGGCCATGTGCTGCTGCGAGTCTGACACCTGGAAAATCGCAGTCGTCACCACCGCCGTGCAGTTCGGCGGACCCACGTTCAACCAAGGAGACACCGAATCATGA